A single Xiphias gladius isolate SHS-SW01 ecotype Sanya breed wild chromosome 22, ASM1685928v1, whole genome shotgun sequence DNA region contains:
- the LOC120783946 gene encoding DNA translocase FtsK 1-like has translation MLNCFAAEVLNTISYVATGEISALFQPHIKLSPNLNAREACTQPADVVDGAEDKPSPAEGVNKEPGLEEDSEPNRETDTAVITPPPTPLTSTAELPDNTAVQNGLNHKLDEEGEKPISSSEPDSSVAPAQPLPLTPAAETPVTASVLDAEKMSEEPTREPDSALDPAQPALRTLADEPPFIPAAQDDLTTSAEHPANSTIQNGLNSSLDEAEEQSALSLESAVISPLPAPLTPYPETSTNVARVADAANTSNAQQPMLGPEPDCASVTTPPPPLTPLADESRVISAVQDELIITQQPVRVEESFNTTTEVKKTKMSGFRRFFTWLQKNVYCCFLPEDNAETE, from the exons atgctgaactgcttcgcagcagaggtgctgaacaccatcAGCTATGTCGCAACGGGAGAAATCTCTGCGCTTTTTCAGCCTCACATAAAACTGTCTCCAAACCTGAATGCCAGAGAGGCCTGCACCCAGCCAGCAGACGTGGTGGATGGTGCAGAAGACAaacccagccctgctgaagGTGTGAATAAGGAGCCTGGTCTGGAGGAAGACAGTGaaccaaacagagaaacagacactgctgtcattactcctccaccaactcctctgacCAGCACTGCCGAACTCCCGGACAACACCGCCGTCCAGAATGGCTTGAACCACAAGCTGGATGAAGAAGGCGAAAAGCCCATATCCAGCTCAGAACCAGACTCTAGTGTGGCTCCAGCTCAACCACTCCCTCtgacccctgctgctgagactcCAGTCACTGCTTCCGTCCTGGATGCTGAGAAGATGAGTGAGGAACCCACCAGAGAACCAGACTCTGCCTTGGATCCAGCTCAACCAGCTCTTCGGACCCTTGCAGACGAACCTCCTTTCATCCCTGCAGCGCAGGATGACCTGACCACCAGTGCTGAACATCCTGCCAACTCCACCATCCAAAATGGTTTGAACAGTAGCctggatgaagcagaggaaCAGTCAGCGCTCAGCCTAGAGTCTGCTGTTATTTCTCCTCTACCTGCTCCTCTGACCCCCTATCCCGAAACTTCTACCAACGTGGCCCGCGTCGCTGACGCCGCCAACACCTCCAACGCCCAGCAGCCAATGCTCGGTCCAGAGCCAGACTGCGCCTCTGTTACCACTCCTCCACCACCTTTGACCCCTCTTGCTGATGAGTCTCGTGTCATCTCTGCAGTACAGGATGAGCTGATCATCacgcagcagccagtcagggtggaggaatctttcaacaccacaacag aggttaaaaagacaaagatgagtGGATTCCGCCGCTTCTTTACTTGGCTGCAAAAAAATgtctactgctgcttcctgcctgaAGACAacgcagagacagaatga